The Candidatus Hydrogenedentota bacterium DNA segment GCTAATGCACCATCCCGTCCGTTGATTGTCTTCCCTCGTATGCCCAACCGCGGCGTGCGTCTCACCGTATTGCACCCGAGAGGTAGTCGTCAACCGAGAACTCGCCCAGGTCCGCGAGTACCAGATCCGCCAGTGACACGTCCTGCACAGGCCGATCAGGCCTCGATAGGGCGACGCAGTGCATGCCAGCCGCCTTCGCGGCCTGCACGCCGACCCGCGAATCCTCGAAGACCAGGCACCGGGCAGGAGGGACTTCGAGGCGCTCGGCCGCCATCACGAAACATGTGGGATCGGGTTTCCCAGGCGAATAGTCCTCCGCAGCCAAGAAAAACCGGATATCCTGCCGGATACCCATGGCGTCGATGCCCTCGTTGACGCCGTCCGTGCTTGACCCCGAGACGATGCACACGGGATATTCGCGGGCGAGCTTTCGCAGCAGGTTGATCGAGCTGTGGATGCGGATGTCGCGTCTGTGGCGCAACCGCGTGAAAATCGGGCCGATCGCGGACACGAATTGCGGGTAACCAAGGCCGAATCCGGGAAACCGGCGGCGGATTTCCGCATAGACGTCGCACCACGAAACGCCGTAGACGATATCAATGGCCTCTTCCCGCGGCAATGGGAACCCGGAATCGTTCAGGTGCTTCTCAACCGCCTCGACCCAGAGGATTTCCGAGTCCAGAAGCGTCCCATCCATGTCGAAAATAAAAGCCTTGAGCATTTGACGGCGCGATTCCCGGTGAATGACAGTCCAGTTTGCGGAACTCATTGCGGAGGATCATATAGAACCAAACGGAGGGACAGCAACCCGAACGTGTTCGTGTTTACGAGAAAATTAAACAAGGCATCTGGTCATACAATGGAATATTCCACCTCGTTGATTCTTGGCAAGAAGAAGACGAGGGTCGAAAGGTTTTCAAATTCAAGCTTGTCGCGGTGGAAGGAGAGGAGGACTTTTCTGTCCCAGTTCCGTCCCGCCCAAAATCACGTCGAATCATACCGACGTGGGTCAAGGTGGAAGTGTGGAGACGAGACGGTGGCAAGTGTACCAAATGCGGGTCCGAAGATGACTTGCACTTCGACCACATTATACCATGGTCGAGGGGTGGGTCTTCGGAAACTCCAGATAACATCCAGCTTCTGTGCGGCAAACACAATCTGGAGAAGCACGACCGAATCGAGTGAATGTCAGGCAATCGTCTTAGCTCTTCGAATAGCGCGGTTACGATTTTGTCACTGTTCATAGTGATGACGATTGGGAAAATCGTGCCCTGGCGTCGCCTTGCCACTCCTCAGAATGCCAGCCCGTTTCGGCAGTAACATCCAAGGTGACTTGCGTGTCGGCGTTGTAGGTTCCGCCGACAGGGTTCAGCGATACGTCCCCCCTGGCCTACCACATTCAGGGTCAGCACGTACTGCGGGGGACATCCCGTCGCCAGCAGCAGTATGAACACCACTCCCACGCCGAGCATCAAGAACTTCTTCATGCCATGGCCCCCACGCTGTTTGCCGCAGTTCCATGCTGGAACCAGGTCCCAAACGTGCCAACGGAAACACGTAGCGGAGAATCTTCGCGGAGCTTCGGCACGGAATTCATAGCCGTGGCACAATGTGACCTCGCCCCCGGCACGAAGATAGATGACACGGACGTATGCTGAATTCGCGTGCAGGGGCGTTTCTGCTCAAAAGGGCCTTGGAATGCGCGCCAAGAACCCGCAGCGGAACTCGTAACGGAGTGATACTCTCGGTCTTAGAAAGCCCGAGTACGCGGGAGAAGCGTAGTGAAGGCGTTGGGAGACCAGACTATCAAGCCTCCAGTCTTGATGCTTTGTGACCGGCTGGTGAAGAAGCGGCCTCGGGCGACGGCGAACACGATGAGAGTAAGCGGTATGAGCTGTGCCAGCCCAAGCACTTCCGGGCACGACACTCTATGGCCCGCATCGCCCCATACGTCCTTTTCGGAGAGACGTTGCAAGAACAAGTCATCGCAGCCAACACGATTGGTATGCCATCCAACGCCGTGTCGTCAAGCAGTACTTCGGGAATGCCTTTTTTGAAGAAGGGGCCGCCGGTGAAACCCGGCGAGGGCTTCTCCGGCGGCACGTGTGCAAATCTTCAAACTTCGTCTTACGTTCTCCGCCGCTTCTGCGAACGCGGCAAGAGTCAGCACCGGTCAGGCTTTAACGCACGAACTCCGTGGTGGACACTGGGTAGAATCGGATCTGTAACAGTTTTGTGCCGTCGTTTTGAAGGCTCTGATCCTGGATCACGAGGTCAGCGATGTTGAAGACCCATTCGTTCTCGTAGTAGACGGCAAGCCCGGCCTCGGCCGCATCGGCTAACCAGGCATCCATCTCAGCCTGGTCAATGAAGCCGTTGCCATTGCCGCCATTGGCGA contains these protein-coding regions:
- a CDS encoding HAD family phosphatase, whose product is MSSANWTVIHRESRRQMLKAFIFDMDGTLLDSEILWVEAVEKHLNDSGFPLPREEAIDIVYGVSWCDVYAEIRRRFPGFGLGYPQFVSAIGPIFTRLRHRRDIRIHSSINLLRKLAREYPVCIVSGSSTDGVNEGIDAMGIRQDIRFFLAAEDYSPGKPDPTCFVMAAERLEVPPARCLVFEDSRVGVQAAKAAGMHCVALSRPDRPVQDVSLADLVLADLGEFSVDDYLSGAIR